Part of the Eubacterium sp. 1001713B170207_170306_E7 genome, CCAATGCCATTGTGGAGCGTAAAAAACTGGCGCCAGTGGCTGTGATTCGGCTGGCTGCTCCGGCAATGCAGGGCATCATGCCCATGGTGGACTGGCCCGTGGATTTAACTGATTTTGTCATTGCCACCACGACAGTGGCCGGGGGGTATGAGTTTGACGGCAAAGAAATTGCCCCGCTGGATGAATGTGCTGTACGTGCCTTTTTTGAAAGTATCAAGGGCAAAACCCAGTCCATTGCTATTTCCTGCGTTTTCTCTCCTGTGCGGAACGAGCACGAAGAGCGCTGCGCTCAGCTGGCCCGGGATGTGCTGGGGCCAGACGTTCACATTTCAAAATCCAGTGAAATCGGAACGTTAAGCTTTGTTGAAAGAGAGAACGCGACCATTCTAAACGCCGCCCTGTACGCGGTTGCCGACAGCTTTACCGAGGGCTTTGCCAAAAGCCTGGCAGACGAAGGCATTGAAAACGCCGATATTTTTCTGAGCCAGAACGACGGAACCCTGATGACTATGGACTTCGCAAGGCGCTATCCCATTCTCACCATCGCCTGCGGCCCGACCAACTCGATCCGCGGCGCCTCCTATCTGAGCCGTCTCCACGACGCTGTTGTCATTGACGTTGGCGGCACAACCACAGACTTTGGCGTTATCCAGCATGACTTTCCGCGTGAAAGCAGTGTCGCCGCCACCATTGGCGGTGTACGGACAAACTTCCGAATGCCGGACGTTATCTCCATCGGCCTTGGCGGCGGCTCCATTGTCCGTGAAGAAAACGGTGAGATCACCGTGGGGCCAGACAGTGTGGGTTATCAGATCACTGAAAAAGCCCTGGTTTTCGGGGGGGATACCATGACGGCCACCGATATCGCTGTCCGCCTTGGTCTGGCCGAGGTGGGCGATCCTTCAAGAGCCGCTCTCATTGACCAGGATTTTGCCGAAAGGGCTATGGCTGTTATCCGTGAAATGATCGAGGACAGCATTGACCAGATGAAAATTTCCAATGATGATATCGACGTGGTCCTGGTGGGCGGCGGCTCCATCATTGTCCCGGAAGCGCTCGCAGGTACCCGCCAGGTAGCCAAGCCAGAATATTTCGGTATTGCCAATGCCATCGGCTCCGCCATCTCCAAGGTCAGCGGGACCTATGAAAAGCTGGTATCTTATGATGAAATCCCCAGGGATGAGGCTCTGGAAAACGCCCGCGCAGAGGCCTCAAGCCTGGCTGTTGAGGCCGGGGCGATCCCCGAGACCGTCGCCATCATTGATGTTGAGGATGTTCCTCTGGCCTACTATCCCGGCAATACCAGCCGCTTAAAGGTCAAGGCGGCCGGTGATCTGGCCTAGTTTTTTACGCTTTAGCCAAAGAGGGCCCCGGCTGTTTCGTGACAGCCGGGGCTCTTGTCCTGTTTATTTTTTAACCGGGACATAAATCTCCGTAATATTTTCTTCTGGCCGAACCTGCGTGGGGTCTGTCTGGTAAATTTCATAGGGGGCTCCCGAAACCGTATAGCCTTCCTCCTCGATCCATTCCCTTATCTTTGCGTAAACTGATGGCAACTCTGTATAGGGTCCTTTTAAAACGGACACCGCACATGGGCCCCCCTCCAAAATACGGGTGCTTTCTTCCGCTTCCTTAATGGCGACTGCGTCCTCCATATCGTAGTTTTCAGGATTATAAACCTCATCGTGAAAAATACTCATGGGGCCGGCGGTCAGCGACAGCCCTTTCTCCTGAACGGTTTTCATCAGTTCCATAATATATTTTTGCGAATCCTTGACATTCATTTTTTTCCTTATGGATAAAATGGGCATGGGTTTCGTTTCAACGAGCTTGACTTCAATCTGTTCTAAATAGGCCATAATGTGTTTACCTCTTTCTAAATTTGAAATATCTTTTTCCAGCAGGGAGAGCAGCAGCTGATAATGCTGTGCCATCTCCCTCAGTCCAGTCTCCTTCTCTCTGATCTGCGAGAGAATAAAGGCATTATCCTCGGGATTCTTAAGCACTTCGGCAATTTCGTCCAGTGAGAAGCCGTACCATTTCAGCTTGCCTATGAGCAGGACCGTCTCCAGCTGGGTGGCCGAATAATAACGGTATCCGTTCTCATCATTGACATAAACCGGTTTGATCAGGCCGATTTCATCGTAATACCGCAGTGTTTTAGTGGTAACATTACTGATTTTTGAAAATGCACCAATGGTCAGCATTGAGTTCCTCCCTTTGTGATTCATTGTTCGAACATGACTTAAGTATACACATTCCAGCCGCTGGAAAGTCAAGCGTTGTTTTAAAACTTTTTAAAAAAGCCTGCCTTTTACCCGGCAGGCATTATGCTGTTTTACTCAAACTTCATTTCAATATCCGTCTTTAGAGCCAGTCCCGCTTCGGCCTCCATGGCCTTGATCACACCGACGGCTACCGGACAGGCCGGGTGCTTCATGTGCTTTGCGAAAATCTTATACACGGTGTTGCTGTCATATTTTTCTTTACAGCAGATGCCCAGCGCATCTAAGGGCTCTGCCAGGTCATCATTTACAGCCTTATAATGAGGGCACTCCGATTCGACGGTCACCTTCACCTTGTAAGGCTTTTCGGTTTCAGCCTTGATGACGGTGTTAAAACCGCAGGGGCCGGCGTTTAATTTCAGGGTTGTCATTTTCTTTTTACTCCTTCTTAAAATCTTACCCCTATCATATGCCTTTTTTCTCTAAAAAACAACCTTAAACTTTTTAATGGCCGGACATCAAAAAAGCCCCCGGCGAACCGGGGACAAGGGAAGGTGGAGAGCTTATTTACTGTTCGAGCGCAACCTTGATGCCGCCTTCTTTTTCAACAATGGTCTGACCTTCATCGGTCATTAAGAAGTCTAAGAAAGCTTTTGTCTGGCTGTTAAGGCTGTCTGTTTTATAAACTGCCAGAAATGGTCTGGATACTGGGTAGCTCTTGTTTACAACATTATCGACAGTCGCTTCGACATTATCGACGGTTACTTTTTTAACGGTATTGTCTACAAAGGTTAAGGATACATAGCCAATGGCGTTTTCATTTCCGGCGACGGTTGACTGTACATTTCCGTTACCTTCCTTGATGGTAGCGTCCGGTTTTAATTTGTCTTCAAATTTTAACAGCTCTTCGACAGCAGAACGGGTACCGGAGCCATCTTCTCTGGATACGACAACGATCGGCGCGTCATTTCCGCCAAGCTGGCTCCAGTTTGTAATCTCGCCCGTATAAATCCCGGTTAAATCCGCTGAGCTGATGTTGGTCACCGGATTAGACGGGTGTGTGATCATGGCGATGCCGTCATAAGCAAAGACCAGCTCGGTCAGACCAGATTTTTCTTCATCCTTTAATTCTCTTGACGCACAGCCAAAAGCGTAGGTGCCTTCCGTGGCGCCCTTGATACCGTCTGATGATCCGGTACCGCTGTATGTAAATTTGACATCCGGGTTCTGGGCCGCAAACTCATCGCCTGCCGCTTCAATGATTTTCTGGACCGAGGTGGAGCCCCCGCCATTGATTTCACCCGAAATGGCCGCCGAGGAGCTTCCTGTGCTGTCTCCCCCGCCGCTGCATCCTGCAAATGCAAATGTTCCGACCACTAAAGCCATGGTCAGGCCTGCTAAATGTTTTTTTAATCCCATTTCGTTTCTTCTCCTTTGATCTTTAGTTTCTCAAGTTGTGCTTAACTACGGGATTAATCATATCAGAGAAAAGCGGGCCTTTGGTTTTGAATTGGTAAAGAAAGGGTTAAAGCTCTGTTAAATCAAAAAAGTGTCTCGAACGTAAGCAACCCCGGCTTGGGGGAGCCGGGGTTGCTTACAATAAAAGGTATAAGGAAAATTTTGGGGAGATGTAAGTAAGAGGTATGCATTAATAATATACCCTGATTTTATCATTTAAACCGCTAATATACGCCATTTATTTTGTTTTTTCTTTTTTTTCTAACAAAATTCTAACATACTTTGCTAATTACATCTTTCATATGCTGATCTTCTTGTTCATTTATTAATGTTACGATTTTATTTGGAATTTCATCCTGAATCTTTTCTTCGACATGTGCGTAAATATTCATTGTTGTATTAATATTTCCATGTCCCATATACTCCATGATCTCTCTTGGAGAAAAAAGTGGACTTCCATCTTTAGTCCGTGCATTAATCATCAAAGAACAGCATGTATGTCTTAAATCATAAAAGCGAATCTTCCGAAATCCATTTCGCACAAGAACACTTTGAAAATAACTGCTTACTTTTGTTTCAAAGAAAGTTTTGCCATTTTCTTGTAGAAAAACAAAATCATGTTCCTGTTTTACATAACAGTTTCCATAATATCTTTTGTTAGCTTCTTGATTCTTTTTTACATTTTTGAAAATTTCGACTGCCTCTTTTGAAAGCTTAAATGATCTCCTACTGAATTCATTTTTTAATGCATCTTTGTACACCATCCGACCGTCTACCTGAACAGCACTGAAATTGATATCCATTCTTCCTTGTTTTAAATCAATAGACTGCCATCTTAAACCTAATAGCTCACTCGGCCTTAGACCATAATTTATTGCTATGTAAACCATGGGATACAGATAAAAAGGCCTAACAATATCTAAAACTGGTCTAACCTCATTAATTCTTAAATAGTCAAAACTACTTTTAAAATTCTTAGGATTATTTTTAATCTTATTTGGAACAATATACCTTGCTCTCTGATAAGGATTTTCTGTTATTAATTCATTTTCAACTGCTACGTCTAAAATACTTTTCAAAACACTTCTAATTGTTCTAACAGTCCTTGGATTTTTTCCTTCTTTAAATAATTGTTGGTAGAAAAATTCTAAGTGTCCTTTCTTTACTTCTCCTAAAGTTAACTTTAAAGGTTTGAAAATAGGAATAACATTTACTTTTATAATATTTTGATATCTCGCTATCGTGACTTCCGCATAACGAAAAGCATTTTCATCTATCCATTTTAACGCATAATCTACAAATAAGATATCACAAGATGTGCAGAGTGAAAGTTCAAGTTCCCTCCGCTTTTCCTCAACTAATGAAGCAAGCTTATTCTTTTCCCGATCACTTCCGGTTTTTACCGGAATACCTGTTTTTAACCACGGCTGTTTTCTCTTTCCATCACCATCCTTATAATCACAGACCACATACCAAAAATTATTTTTCTTTTGCAACGTAGCTTTTACTTTAAATTCTTGCTTTTTCATAACGATACTCCTATCGTCCCATCACTACAATCTCAGTATATCAGGATTATTTGTGTGCGACAATTATGCTTTACCAACGTTGGTATACTCGATCACTGCCGCTTTTTGAATAATCCAGTGTCCTGTCCAGTCTTTTTTAGCTTTTATCTGACCACTTTGCAGCAAGCGATAAGCTTTGTTTTTTCCGATCTTTAACATTTTCGTTAAATCTTGTACTAAAATAATATCGTCATATTGATTAAACATTTTAATACCACCTTTAAGAGTGATTTGTTATCTGAAATATTATTAGCCGGTTTGCCATACACCACCGGCAAGGCATTATCTGGATAAGGTTTTGGGTGAAAAAACCACGAAAGCAAAGCGAATCCATCTTTCTTCACTCCATATCACAAGAAGTGCAGCACGTAACCGTCGCATTGCCCTCTCTCCAGCGTCATCGCGAAAAATCTACCACGATTTTTTTATAGCCATGGTTCATCGTCAAGCGCCCATTCTAACGTCGCTCCATGCCGGATTAAGGGTTTTACCCAGATAATCTTCATTCAGTTTTCAAAGACCAGGAAAACAATTGCTTCCAATCTGAAAGTTTTATTCGATTATAATCTTTAAAACTCCCTCTATATATACAAAGGAAAAAAAAGCATTTTTTAAACTAAATTTTTAAAAAAACGTCAAATTTTATTTATTCTTTAAGACTTTTTTAAGTTTTCTTGTTATGCATCATTTTTGAATATTCGTTCTCATATTTTCACTTATGTCTGTTTCTAAAAATAAACAACTCCACAAGACAACATTTCATACTTGACTTTTTGTTGTTATCGTTATAAGATTATGCTAAGAAAACTTATGTTTGCCAATCATAAACAAAAGTTCTTTCACGCTTTTATGCCAACAATGAATTTATGTCTGGATAAAAATTAATAAGTGAGGTCCACGATGTTGAACGTTTCTACAAAACAACTCTCACCTGGTACATCAGGGGAAATGTCTGATCACATTTATCTCTGCATAGATTTAAAATCATTCTATGCCTCAGTGGAATGTGTTGAACGTGGTCTTGATCCTTTGACGACCAACCTGGTTGTCGCTGATGTGACGCGTACTCAGAAAACGATCTGCCTGGCTGTCTCCCCTTCTCTGAAAGCCTATGGCATTCCCGGCAGGCCCCGTCTTTTCGGGTTGAACAAAAATTAAAAGCAATCAAATTGCGAACAGGCGAGGAGATTGCCTATATTACCGCGTCTCCAAGAATGCAGCTTTACATTGACTACAGTGCCCGGATATATGCGATATATCTTCAATTGTCTCTGAAGAGGACATCCATGTATACAGTATCGACGAAGTTTTTATGGACTTAACCCATTACCTTTCGACCAATCGCAATAAAAACGGACACCCCATAACTGCTCGCGAGCTGGCAAAAATGATCATTCAGGACGTTTGGGCAGCTACGGGTATCACCGCTACTGCTGGTATCGGAACCAACCTTTATCTGGCCAAAATCGCTATGGATATTGTGGCAAAACATGTCAAAGCAGATTCAGACGGCGTTCGGATTGCCGAGCTCAATGAAACAAACTACCGACAGCTTCTTTGGGATCACCGCCCGCTCACGGATTTCTGGCGTATCGGATGGGGCATTGCCAAAAGGCTTGAAAAAAACGGGCTCTACACGACGATGGGAGATATCGCCAGAATGAGCTTACAGGGCGCTGACACAAACGGGTATGGTGAAAATCTGCTTTTCAATGAATTTGGCATTGACGCAGAACTCCTCATTGATCATGCCTGGGGAATTGAACCCTGTACCATGGCCGACATCAAAAGCTATAAGCCCAGCACGCACTCTATTTCCTCCGGGCAGGTGCATTCCCATGCCTATGATTTTGAAAAGGGACGGTTGATCGTCCAGGAAATGGTGGAGCTGCTGGTGTACGATCTGATTGAAAAAGGGCTGTCGACGTCCAGCGTAACCCTGCATATCGGCTATGATAAGGATGGCTTAAAAGAATCTCATTACCGCGGAGGAATTCACATGGATCATTTCGGGCGTGCAGTACCAAAGCCGGCGCACGGCACCGAAAAGTTAACCGACGCTGGTGGCCAAACGATCTACAGTCATTCAACCAAGAAAATTATGAACGCTGCCCTTAAGCTCTATGACCGAATCATTGACAGGAAGCTCATGCTGCGAAGGGTTTCTCTGACTTTCAATGATGTCGAAGCCACTGCTGACCATAAGGTAACCTGTCGACAAGTCAGTATGTTCGCAGAAGATATCCTGGAAAAAGAGCAGGAAGCTCAAGAGCAAAGGATACAGCAGACGCTGCTTCAAATAAAGAAGAAATACGGAAACAATGCTATTTTCAAGGGCATGAACCTACAGGAGGGCGCAACGACGATGGAACGAAATCTTCAAATCGGTGGTCATAAAGCTTAAAATACTTTTCAGCACTGTTTAAAGGACACTCTCAAAAGTGCGGGCGTCCTTTTTAATTCATTAACCTTCAATCATTTTTCTTAATTTTTGTAAAATTCTTTTCTTCTGTTTGTATATTGTGTGGACAGAAACGTCCTGTCGGTTGGCTAACGCCTTCACTGTCTGATCTTCAAAATAAAGCGCTTTAATCAGTGTTGCTTCATCCTTATTTAGGCGAGATAATGCTTTCCTGAGCTCTTCAAACAACATACTTGCTTCAACAATTTTATTCACATCCACTTCCTTAAAGCTGATTGCCTCTTTTTCTCGATGTGTTTGTTCTTTTAAAGTCTCATAAGAAATCGCATAATATTCTTCATCTAATGCTTCTAAATAATCTTGCCGCTCCTTAGCGCGATAAAAATCTTGATAGTTCTGATAATCAACTTCCAGTAAAGCGCCCCCAATTGGTATAAACCATCTGCTGGAAAAGGCTTCTGGATCAAGTTCTTTCATCCTTTTTAATTCACCATAAGTAATTTTATGATATTTTGAATGATCTTTTATATAGCAGGCCGCTTCCAGACTAAATTCTCTTGGTTTTCGTTTCATTTTTTCCTCCAATCCATTTGTTTTTAAACAAACGAATTGGAGGCGGACCTCGGATATAAAAACACAAAAAAAGATAGAAAATGAAAGCTAAGTTGAACTTTTCATTTTCTATCCTATTTAATCGTAAGCTATTAATAAAAAACAGCCGAAAAATATTCACTTTTTTAATTTTGTAAATTTATTATTTTTGTATGAAATATAACCTCTTTTTGTTAGTGCGATATATCGTACTCTTTGACTTTTCAAAAAGTATATAATAATTTTAAAGACACTGCTGGAGGACCCTTTATGAATACTACCGAAGCAGTAATCCAACGAATTAATGACCTTTGCCAAGAGAAGGGAATTACTTTTTATAAGCTTTCTTATCGGGCAGCTATGTCAAAATCCACCTTAATGAGTATCGTTGCAGGCAATAGCACGCCTACGATTAAGTCAATTGCATTAATTTGTCGTGGCCTTGATATAAGTGTAAGGGAATTTTTTAGTTCAGAATTATTTGACATTTGCGAAGAAGATGATGAGCTGCTTTAATTACACTATAATTTTTTGAACATTGCTATCATTTGATGCTTTTTTCGATATCTATCTTTTATTTTAGTAATCAGTTAATTAATATCTTTAACTAATTAAAAAGTTTCAAGCGTGTTGAAGGAGAAGTCATGAATGTAATATTATGTGATGATGACCCTGGCTTTCTTAACGAGTTAAAAGACGTACTTTTGCCTATTTACAAAAATGAGTACCCCTCAGCTAAAATAAGATGGTTTTTTAATGGGAATGATCTACTGTCATGGTATACACTTGAAGGCAATACCATCGATATTCTTTATATCGATGTAGAGATGCCTGGATTTAATGGAATTGATGTTTTAAAATCCCTTCGCAATAACGGCTGTAAATGTTATTCTGTATTCATTTCTTCATATATCAGTTATGTTGAGACCGCTCTGGATTATGATATTGTTCATTATTTAGTAAAACCTCTAAATATAAAAAAGGTTAGAGATGTCACTAATAAAGTCATTTTAAAATATAAAAAACAGCATAAATGCATAGAACTCTCTTCAAATAATAAGCATTCATTAATAGAAGTGCACTCAATCATTTATGTAGAATCAAATTTTAGGTCCCTTATTTATCATACAACTCAGGGAAATTATACTGTGAATGGGAAGATATCTGATATTGAAAATAAGCTGATCCCTTACAATTTTCTTCGCACACATAAAAGCTATCTTGTAAACATGGATTATGTTTTAAACTACGAGGGCTACAAGTTTAATCTTTTAGATGGAATGACTGCTGATATCAGCCATACTAAACGCTCACTGATCATAGGAAAATACAAACAATATTTATATGATAAACTTATCAACTAACTAAGTTATAAGGCGGGTGATACAATAAATTGCATCACCCGCCTTATTTATTTTTCGTTAAATAAATAACCTGCCAAAGCAAAGAGAGCGATTATTAACAGCGATGTGCTAATTGAATATAAATATTGGTACAATGTAGTCCCTAAAACTAAAATCATAGAAATACATACATAAACCACTGATCTTAACCATAATTTTTGTCTCTTTCGACAAATCTCATCATCAGAGTAACTTGCATTTTTATGCTCTACCGGAGCAATTTTCCATACAATAAAAAAATAAAGAATTTGGTAGATAATAGATAATAAAGTATAAGCATTTCTAGGCGTATATTTTATTGTCAAAATATACACGCAAAAGACTAATACTGTTTTTATTGAACAGTTTAGTCTATTTTTCGCATGGTAACTTCCAGTTAAACCACTTAATGAGATATAGCAAACAAAATATATAATCGTTTGATACACATGTGAGGTTAATATACCAATACCTAACATTACTAAAAAATTTACCAAAAAGAAAATTATTTGCTCCATCCCAAACATAACGATTTGTTCATTTTCTGCTCTGATAAGCCTAAGTTCTTTGCACTTATGTGCAAAGCTTAAAGCTACTTGTGTAATCATAGATCTTTAATTGAAAAATTTTCTTTGGCTTTTGGTATCTCCGGTTGGTATTTCCAAATTAAACACGTGTCACCTGTTTGCAATACAGTAAATATTAATGCCGACATCACTGCCATTCCTTTAAAAAAGATGTTATTAGCTACTTTTTTAAATTTTTCCTTTTTCATGTGATTACTCCTCCTAACTATATTTTACATCTTAAATATATAGCTTTATATTCTTTAAAGCAATATTCTATGCATAAAAATAAAGTTTAGTGTAAAAATCATAAAGTTCCTTAAAGCAGAAACAGTGTATAATAGTATTGAAATGATATTTTAGTGGAGGTTGATAAATGACCGTAGATATTATATGCTTACTAGTCAAAAACTATATTGAAATAATATTTTTAGATTCTGTTTTAATAAAAAAGCCAATAAGAAAAAAAATTGTCTTTTACTTATATTTTTTATTCTTATCAATATCTTTTACAGTGTTCATGTTTAAATATAATCCCAGTACTGTTTTATCCACTTCTATAAGTATTGCTATAATGACATCATATTTATTGTTTTATAAAGATAGCTGGCTCAAAAAATTTATATATTTAGTTATTTTAATTGTACTTGTTGCGGTATCAGAGTTATTGTCTGGCCTAATTCTATTAACAATGGATATTTCGGTCAACACATTTGAGACAAGCCTTCTTTACGGCTTTATTCTCATTTCACTTACCAGTATTTTACTTTACTCGAATGTTTTACTAGTAAAGATATTAAGTAACAAAGATGTTACAATTAAAATGAATATTTTGTTGCTATTTTATCCAATAAGCTCGATTTTAATTCTTTATGCACTTTACTATATTGTTATGTTTAATCTAGACAGTGAAATTAAATACGTAATATTTTTCATAGTCGCTTTATTGGTACTGTTATCAAATTTATTTTTAGTATATTTAATCACTTATCTTGTAAAAAGCAAAACGGACAAGCTACTTTTAGAATATTATGAAAAATGTGAATCGATCGAAAAATCATATTTAAGAGAACTTGATGAATCAAAGCAAGAAATAAAACAAATTAATCACGATCTTAAATCACATTTTTTACATTTATTAGGTCTGATCAATGCACAAAATTACGATGGTTGCCGTATTTATGTTATGAAGTTTCTTGATCTTTCTAAGCGGATTGATTATCTATTCTCAACTGGTTACGATGGGCTTGATGCTGTTTTGTCATCAAAAGCTATCATGTCAAAGTCAAAAAATATTTCTTTAAAAACAGTAATTGCAATGCCAACGCGAGAAACCTTAAAAATAAATGAAGCAGATATTTCTATCATTAGTTCAAATATCTTAGATAACGCGATTGAGGCCACTGAGCAATGCCTGATAAATGATCGTATTATTGATTTTCAAATATGTTATGATGGTAATCTTTCTTATCTGAGAATTTGTTGCCAAAATCCAACAATAAATACTTCAACATCTTACAAAACCACCAAAAAAGATAAAGAAAACCATGGCTACGGTTTGACGATTATTAAAAAGATTGCAGAACAATGGGATGGAATGGTACAATATGAAACTACAAATGGTATTTTTTCTATTATTGTATCTTTACACAATTAGACTTTAGATACAGAGGCAAACTTAAAATTGGATAATTATTCATATCCACCACATGACAAAGCTTATACATCGAGATGAAATCAATAATTTTTAACACTTTATGATTTTAAAAAACGATCATCAAAGTATTCAAAAACTTGGCTATCTTGGAAATTGATAGACTTTGTATAATTGGATCAATCCCCGTGTTTATCAACCTGAAATTTTAGAAAGCAGGTTTGAGAAAACAAAAATGGCTCTTGCTGATATCACAAATTATCTATATCCTATAGCTAATGTCGATTCCTAATTATTGATAATATAACATGTAATTAGGGCTCTATTGACAAACATATTTTTTATGTAATCGAGTCTTAAATTAATTAAGAGTATGAACTCCTCAAGCTCAAAATAGAGAATGCCTATTTAAAAGACAATGCTTAAGCGAAGATCGCTTCTGAAAATACGGCGAGAATCATCCAAAGTTTTTGAGAAGCGTTCAAACTGAAAGACAATCTCGCTGC contains:
- a CDS encoding accessory gene regulator B family protein; this translates as MITQVALSFAHKCKELRLIRAENEQIVMFGMEQIIFFLVNFLVMLGIGILTSHVYQTIIYFVCYISLSGLTGSYHAKNRLNCSIKTVLVFCVYILTIKYTPRNAYTLLSIIYQILYFFIVWKIAPVEHKNASYSDDEICRKRQKLWLRSVVYVCISMILVLGTTLYQYLYSISTSLLIIALFALAGYLFNEK
- a CDS encoding hydantoinase/oxoprolinase family protein; translation: MYKIGIDVGGTNTDAVVVDENRNIIAGIKHPTSEDIYSGILGALKDVLREADIDRSKVNQAMLGTTQCTNAIVERKKLAPVAVIRLAAPAMQGIMPMVDWPVDLTDFVIATTTVAGGYEFDGKEIAPLDECAVRAFFESIKGKTQSIAISCVFSPVRNEHEERCAQLARDVLGPDVHISKSSEIGTLSFVERENATILNAALYAVADSFTEGFAKSLADEGIENADIFLSQNDGTLMTMDFARRYPILTIACGPTNSIRGASYLSRLHDAVVIDVGGTTTDFGVIQHDFPRESSVAATIGGVRTNFRMPDVISIGLGGGSIVREENGEITVGPDSVGYQITEKALVFGGDTMTATDIAVRLGLAEVGDPSRAALIDQDFAERAMAVIREMIEDSIDQMKISNDDIDVVLVGGGSIIVPEALAGTRQVAKPEYFGIANAIGSAISKVSGTYEKLVSYDEIPRDEALENARAEASSLAVEAGAIPETVAIIDVEDVPLAYYPGNTSRLKVKAAGDLA
- a CDS encoding helix-turn-helix transcriptional regulator, with protein sequence MNTTEAVIQRINDLCQEKGITFYKLSYRAAMSKSTLMSIVAGNSTPTIKSIALICRGLDISVREFFSSELFDICEEDDELL
- a CDS encoding sigma-70 family RNA polymerase sigma factor, whose amino-acid sequence is MKRKPREFSLEAACYIKDHSKYHKITYGELKRMKELDPEAFSSRWFIPIGGALLEVDYQNYQDFYRAKERQDYLEALDEEYYAISYETLKEQTHREKEAISFKEVDVNKIVEASMLFEELRKALSRLNKDEATLIKALYFEDQTVKALANRQDVSVHTIYKQKKRILQKLRKMIEG
- a CDS encoding helix-turn-helix domain-containing protein, with product MFNQYDDIILVQDLTKMLKIGKNKAYRLLQSGQIKAKKDWTGHWIIQKAAVIEYTNVGKA
- a CDS encoding site-specific integrase, which encodes MKKQEFKVKATLQKKNNFWYVVCDYKDGDGKRKQPWLKTGIPVKTGSDREKNKLASLVEEKRRELELSLCTSCDILFVDYALKWIDENAFRYAEVTIARYQNIIKVNVIPIFKPLKLTLGEVKKGHLEFFYQQLFKEGKNPRTVRTIRSVLKSILDVAVENELITENPYQRARYIVPNKIKNNPKNFKSSFDYLRINEVRPVLDIVRPFYLYPMVYIAINYGLRPSELLGLRWQSIDLKQGRMDINFSAVQVDGRMVYKDALKNEFSRRSFKLSKEAVEIFKNVKKNQEANKRYYGNCYVKQEHDFVFLQENGKTFFETKVSSYFQSVLVRNGFRKIRFYDLRHTCCSLMINARTKDGSPLFSPREIMEYMGHGNINTTMNIYAHVEEKIQDEIPNKIVTLINEQEDQHMKDVISKVC
- a CDS encoding GHKL domain-containing protein, with amino-acid sequence MTVDIICLLVKNYIEIIFLDSVLIKKPIRKKIVFYLYFLFLSISFTVFMFKYNPSTVLSTSISIAIMTSYLLFYKDSWLKKFIYLVILIVLVAVSELLSGLILLTMDISVNTFETSLLYGFILISLTSILLYSNVLLVKILSNKDVTIKMNILLLFYPISSILILYALYYIVMFNLDSEIKYVIFFIVALLVLLSNLFLVYLITYLVKSKTDKLLLEYYEKCESIEKSYLRELDESKQEIKQINHDLKSHFLHLLGLINAQNYDGCRIYVMKFLDLSKRIDYLFSTGYDGLDAVLSSKAIMSKSKNISLKTVIAMPTRETLKINEADISIISSNILDNAIEATEQCLINDRIIDFQICYDGNLSYLRICCQNPTINTSTSYKTTKKDKENHGYGLTIIKKIAEQWDGMVQYETTNGIFSIIVSLHN
- a CDS encoding MerR family transcriptional regulator, with the translated sequence MLTIGAFSKISNVTTKTLRYYDEIGLIKPVYVNDENGYRYYSATQLETVLLIGKLKWYGFSLDEIAEVLKNPEDNAFILSQIREKETGLREMAQHYQLLLSLLEKDISNLERGKHIMAYLEQIEVKLVETKPMPILSIRKKMNVKDSQKYIMELMKTVQEKGLSLTAGPMSIFHDEVYNPENYDMEDAVAIKEAEESTRILEGGPCAVSVLKGPYTELPSVYAKIREWIEEEGYTVSGAPYEIYQTDPTQVRPEENITEIYVPVKK
- a CDS encoding LytTR family DNA-binding domain-containing protein, translating into MNVILCDDDPGFLNELKDVLLPIYKNEYPSAKIRWFFNGNDLLSWYTLEGNTIDILYIDVEMPGFNGIDVLKSLRNNGCKCYSVFISSYISYVETALDYDIVHYLVKPLNIKKVRDVTNKVILKYKKQHKCIELSSNNKHSLIEVHSIIYVESNFRSLIYHTTQGNYTVNGKISDIENKLIPYNFLRTHKSYLVNMDYVLNYEGYKFNLLDGMTADISHTKRSLIIGKYKQYLYDKLIN
- a CDS encoding phosphate ABC transporter substrate-binding protein, which produces MGLKKHLAGLTMALVVGTFAFAGCSGGGDSTGSSSAAISGEINGGGSTSVQKIIEAAGDEFAAQNPDVKFTYSGTGSSDGIKGATEGTYAFGCASRELKDEEKSGLTELVFAYDGIAMITHPSNPVTNISSADLTGIYTGEITNWSQLGGNDAPIVVVSREDGSGTRSAVEELLKFEDKLKPDATIKEGNGNVQSTVAGNENAIGYVSLTFVDNTVKKVTVDNVEATVDNVVNKSYPVSRPFLAVYKTDSLNSQTKAFLDFLMTDEGQTIVEKEGGIKVALEQ